The Helicoverpa zea isolate HzStark_Cry1AcR chromosome 2, ilHelZeax1.1, whole genome shotgun sequence DNA window AACATTCAATTATCGGCTCGGTATTCACGGCTTCCTATGTCTGGGCACTGAGGACGCGCCAGGCAATGCTGGCATGAAGGACCAGGTGGCGCTGCTGCGCTGGGTGCAGAAGAACATCGCCAGCTTCGGCGGTAACCCTGATGACGTTACCCTTGCAGGTGGCAGCGCAGGCTCTGCTGCAGTAGATCTCTTATTGTTGTCTAAGTCGGCAGAAGGATTATTCCACCGAGTTATACCTGAAAGCGGGGGAAACCTTGCCGCGTTTACTGTTCAGCGGGATCCTGTAGAGATTGCCAAAACACATGCAAGGAAGTTGAACTTCACTAATGTAGATGATATCTATGCTTTAGAACAATTCTACAAGATGGCTCCAATAGAGCTGTTGACAGCAGACGCATTTTTTGATAGAACTGATTCAATATTCATGTTTTCGCCGTCTGTGGAACGTGACACAGGACACGAAGTATTCCTGACTGAATCTCCTCTGAATATACTCAAGAGTGGCAACTACAGAAAATTACCTGTGTTGTATGGCTTTGCAGAAATGGAAGGATTGTTTCGAATAGACTTCTTTGAATTTTGGAAGCACAGAATGAATGAAAAGTTTTCTGATTTCTTGCCAGCCGACCTGACGTTTGATTCTGATGAAGAAAGAGAAGAAGTGGCTAGCAAAATTAAGAAGTTTTACTTTGGCGATAAGCCAGTCGGCAATGATAACATTTTGAAATACGTTGATTTCTTTACGGATACAGTATTTTCTTATCCCATGCTTAGGGCTGTGAAGCTGCACGCGGAGGCTGGCAACAATCAAGTGTATTTGTATGAATATTCGTTTGTGGATGACGACATTCCCTTGGTACCTCACACTAATGTACGGGGAGCTAATCACTGTGCTCAGTCAATGGCTGTGTACGATTACAAAAATTTGACGCATCGTGACGAGTCTCTTGCGACGCCTCAATTCAGAAAAATGAAGAAGATAATGCGTGAAATTtggcataattttattaaaactgggtaagtttcaaataattttgtttgagaTGCTGTGTGCTCTCAGttcgaaagaaaaataatactgaTGATCTAGTAGTCACGAGCGCGGTAACTTTTTTCATAGCGTTAACTGCATATTTCAGTACCCCGGTCCCCTCGGGCTCATGGCTGCCGGCGTggccggcggcgggcgcggaccGGGCGCCGCACATGTCGCTGGGCGAGCGGCTGGAGCTGCGCGGCGCGCTGCTGGCGGAGCGCACGCGCTTCTGGGATGACATCTACCAGAGATACTACCGAGACGCGGTGCCGCCGCCGAAACCCCCGCCCAGACCACGCAACGAGTTGTAGAATAGTCACgatttctttttctattttttgatttttgtgcCTTAATAGTGAAAATTTTTATGTGTATTTGTTgaaatcattataattttactaattCTATTGCtagtttaattttttagagTAAATATTGTGTTATGTGCAGTTTTGAGCTTGATCATATTTAACttctaaatgataaaaataagctAAGAAACTTAAGTTCTGTATTATCCAATATTCCCCAACACCTACACTGAGAAGCATCTAAATGCCGCCACTGACAATGCTTTAGACGTGGCGATATTCTCCAAACGTTAAGTTTGATTTCCATCTATTCGCTATGAAGAAAAAGACTACCAGATCGTGACGCTATGCTGTGACAGGTTAGATAGTCATCATATCAGATCCAGATagtcattaaataattataaaacttttgtggaattattttagtaatttttcaAGAAGAATCTGTGCTCCAAAATGGTGTCtgaaatgtcaaaaaaatattttaaatcttaaGCTTGTATATAATCTTATCAACACTGGACATGATTTGGGCTTTGTAACATAGAAACAATCTTATCATACCTATCATCTTTGATCTTTCCCTATCATCATCACATACAATTACAGGCATTGTCAATTACAATTCACTTGTGGCTTGAGTTAGTTCGCAACCGTAGCGATGAAGTGGTGGACGTGTGTGGTGTTCGCGTGCGCGGCCGTGCTGGCTGACGACGAGTGCCGCGAGGTGAGGACTGCGCAAGGGCCGGTGCGCGGGCGCAAGCACCCCACTGCAGACATGTACGCCTTCTACAACATACCCTACGCCACCGCGCCCACGGGCGAGGACAAGTTCAAGGTATTTAACTGGATAATATTATGTCttttacgaaaataaataatgcgCGCTCTAAGTTTTGAGGAAAATTAAGCATCCTTCTATCTGACCTACCCAACCCAGTTTCCCGAGCAACCCAACAACTCGTtctttgtcaattttattatatgcatttgttttttgttgcacactgtatttgattgtttttgatttttaaagtgTTTTTATTGTTGACGTTTGTTTCAGGCACCACTGCCTCCACCGGTGTGGCTGCAGCCTTTTGACGCAGTCGACGAGCATGTTATATGTCCACAGCCAATATCTACGAACGAGTACATGCCTAAACAATTAGTAATCAAAGAAAATTGTCTCATTGCTAATGTATTTGTGCCTAACACAAAAGAAAAGAACCTTTCAGTGGTAGTTTATGTCCATGGCGGAGCTTTTATAGTAGGCTATGGTGAGATTTTTAAATCGACCCAGTTCATGAAGACAAACGATTTTATCTGGGTCTCTTTTAACTACCGACTCGGCATTCACGGCTTCCTATGTCTGGGCACTGAGGACGCACCAGGCAATGCTGGCATGAAGGACCAGGTGGCGCTGCTGCGCTGGGTGCAGAAGAACATCGCCAGCTTCGGCGGTAACCCTGATGATGTTACTATTGTTGGTAGCAGTGCTGGGTCTGCTTCAGTAGATCTGTTAATGCTTTCAAAATCAGCCGAAGGGTTATTTCACCGAGTTATACCCGAAAGTGGTGGAAATGTTGCCGCATTTGCAGTACAGCGGGATCCCGTAGAGATTGCTAAAACGCATGCTAAAAAGATAAACTTCAATAACGTAGATGACATTTATGCATTAGAAAAGTTCTACAAGACAGCTCCAATGGAACTGTTAACCTCGGATAATTTCTTTGATAGAACTGATGCCACATTCGTATTTGGGCCGTGTGTGGAACGCGATACAGGAGATGGAGCATTTCTGACAGAATCTCCTCTAACTATATTCAAGAGTGGCAACTATAGGAAATTGCCTGTGTTGTATGGATTCGCAGATATGGAAGGATCACGTGTTGACATGTTTGAACTTTGGAAGGACAAGATGAACGAAAAGTTTTCTGATTTCTTGCCAGCTGACTTGAAATTTGATTCTGAAGAAGAAAGAGAAGAAGTGGCAAATAAGATTAAGAAGTTTTACTTTGGCGACAAGCCAGTAGGCaatgacaatattttgaaatacattGATTACTTTTCGGATGTCTTTTTTACTTATCCCATGCTTAGGGCTGTGAAGCTGCACGCGGAGGCTGGCAACAATCAAGTATATTTGTACGAATATTCCTTTGTGGACGAGGATTCTCCTTTTGTACCTCACACCAATGTAAGAGGAGCCCCCCACTGTGCTCAATCAATGGCTGTGTATGACATGGCAAATCTAACGCACTTGGATGAGTCTGTCGCGTCACCAGCGCttaagaatatgaaaaaaattgttCGTGAAATTTGGCACAATTTCGTTAAAACTGGGTATGTACATTCATACAAATTATCATTGGTATATCATTGGTATTATGCGCATATCGTGACCATATTGTAAAATTTTGTCTACCTACTGTATGCTATATCTTTATGCAATCTTTGTCCAAATACTCAATTTAGACATGATTAAATGCAAGAGCCGTGTATGCAAGGTGCGTGTGTAAATCAGATGGTCAAGAAATgcaatcagtttttttttatttttacagaacaattattttctatttctttcACTTAGGTAAATTAGAAAGAATCTGCTAGTTTTATTCTGATTATACTGGTCTTATTGgatgcataaataaatactgagAGCACTTTCTCTCTTCTTTCAGTACCCCTGTACCGGAGGGCTCTGCGCTGCCGGCGTggccggcggcgggcgcggaccGGGCGCCGCACATGTCGCTGGGCGAGCGGCTGGAGCTGCGCGGCGCGCTGCTGGCGGAGCGCACGCGTTTCTGGGATGACATCCCAGAGATACTACCGGGACGCGGTGCCGCCGCCGAAACCCCCGCCCAGACCACGCAACGAGTTGTAGAAAAAAAGAGATCGTATTAAAAgtactgaataaaaataaattaaaaataataatcaaataattaaaagtattaaaagTGAAATTTGAAGAGCGCGTTTGTCACGTATTAATTTGATTAGTACTCGATGATCTAAGTTTTTTGCGTCTCAGCTTTAATAGTTTATTAGGAACTGTTGGCATGGGTAGGTATTGATTATTGTTTCttattattcataaataaaaagttcagcagtgtttattaataaaacatatacttttatataaaacgtctttttatttttatctcaaaCAAATTCAAGCTGTATGTACCTATACCCAATAATTGATCCTCAATATATCGCAATATACACCTAGACTCTTTTTTCTCTCGTCTTATGgtaattttcaatattctatctatccatTGTTTTGCTCATTATACAGGATATTTTTTGAGGCAGTTGGAAAAAATGTGTGATTCAGAATCAGAACATTTTGTATCCGCGCTAAAATCTTTCGAGCAATACCCACTTATATAGTCGCTGCATTTGCGGTCGGCAATTGGTAGTAGACAGCTCGCTCCCGAAACGTAAGGAATGAAAAAAAGTAGCATGACCGGTCGCTTCACCGTTATGACCATTAATTCGATTTAAAAaaccatcatgttccttcgtaagccttttatgtactagggccgcgataagtctttcgaacaatcccgcagcctcggcaggcCTGTATTCCATAGAGCTcacgtcaaaattttatctCTAGTAAACATGAGCAGAATATTGGGCTTTGTAATTGAATTGTAGCTTACATGTATATCTTTAACAGATGTACAAAACATTcatataacataaacaaaaaatagactAGGACAGCCTAGGGTGTTAATTAGTTGGgaaaattaatatgaaaatggACGGAATTAAATGGATACAAATACGAAAAATCAACGTATCGTCAATGACTAAAAAAAAACGCGCTTCACATTACATTGCTCATCAGAAGAGTTATAGTTACCGCACGTATCTTGTATGCGTGCatgtaatttatgtttttttcttcgAAATAGCCGAACAGGTTACGACAGTCAAAGTGTCCCAAGTAACACAAGTGACGCGAGGCGAGTAACTGTGTAgcttaaaagtaataaattatcgCCTAAATTGGAGTGAATAAATCGTTCATCATTCAATACTTGACGGCacctaaaaatctaaaaaagaaCCCGCCAGCGAAACATCACAAATATCGAACGGAAAAGCAAGGATAAGCAAGTGTTCCATTCAACTGTCCTCCCATTGCTTCCAACTATTTCTTCAAACAGTGATATATTTAACATTGCATAAAATAAAAGGCATTTATTATATGCCTTGCATGTTATCATCTAGTCAACAACATGTAACAATTGCCTACTGGATTTGGACTTCGTAACATTTCTGACATATATCTACCTTACTATCTTATCGGACAAAAATAACCACCTATAATTACTgggattgaaaataaattaactcgGTTCGCGTGTGTCCGTGAGTC harbors:
- the LOC124642868 gene encoding esterase FE4-like, whose translation is MKWWTCVVFMCAAVLADDEWREVRTAQGPVRGRKHPTADMYAFYNIPYATAPTGQDKFKAPLPAPQWLEPFDAIDEGVICPQPTLPMDFMPKNLVTKENCLIVNVFVPNTKKTNLSVFVYVHGGAFIIGYGGMVSATHLMETKDFIIVTFNYRLGIHGFLCLGTEDAPGNAGMKDQVALLRWVQKNIASFGGNPDDVTLAGGSAGSAAVDLLLLSKSAEGLFHRVIPESGGNLAAFTVQRDPVEIAKTHARKLNFTNVDDIYALEQFYKMAPIELLTADAFFDRTDSIFMFSPSVERDTGHEVFLTESPLNILKSGNYRKLPVLYGFAEMEGLFRIDFFEFWKHRMNEKFSDFLPADLTFDSDEEREEVASKIKKFYFGDKPVGNDNILKYVDFFTDTVFSYPMLRAVKLHAEAGNNQVYLYEYSFVDDDIPLVPHTNVRGANHCAQSMAVYDYKNLTHRDESLATPQFRKMKKIMREIWHNFIKTGTPVPSGSWLPAWPAAGADRAPHMSLGERLELRGALLAERTRFWDDIYQRYYRDAVPPPKPPPRPRNEL
- the LOC124642894 gene encoding LOW QUALITY PROTEIN: para-nitrobenzyl esterase-like (The sequence of the model RefSeq protein was modified relative to this genomic sequence to represent the inferred CDS: inserted 1 base in 1 codon), with the translated sequence MKWWTCVVFACAAVLADDECREVRTAQGPVRGRKHPTADMYAFYNIPYATAPTGEDKFKAPLPPPVWLQPFDAVDEHVICPQPISTNEYMPKQLVIKENCLIANVFVPNTKEKNLSVVVYVHGGAFIVGYGEIFKSTQFMKTNDFIWVSFNYRLGIHGFLCLGTEDAPGNAGMKDQVALLRWVQKNIASFGGNPDDVTIVGSSAGSASVDLLMLSKSAEGLFHRVIPESGGNVAAFAVQRDPVEIAKTHAKKINFNNVDDIYALEKFYKXSSNGTVNLG